In Labeo rohita strain BAU-BD-2019 chromosome 8, IGBB_LRoh.1.0, whole genome shotgun sequence, the genomic window cgtgctacttaagactggttttggggtccagggtcacatataaacagcaataatcaataatataataatcaactcttcatcattcaaaaaaatattaataaaacggTACATATTTTACAGCTTTGGCATGACAGAGAACTACTTTGTGTTTGTTGAGACTCCGGTGAAGATCAATCTGCTGAAATTTCTGACTTCCTGGAGTATCAGAGGGACAAATTATATGGACTGCTTTGAGACCAGTGACAAAATGGGTGTAAGTCAGAGCTTACTGACATTATACAAtactcaaaatgttaattatatgctttggaaacaaaaacaactaaaaatgttGTAGGTATTTTGTATGTTGACTCATTTTGTTCGTTTGGTTGCATTCCCAGACTTGGTTTCATCTGGCAACCAAGAATCCTGGAGAATACATTGACCACAAATTCAGAACATCTGTCTTTAATCTTTTCCATCACATTAACTGTTATGAGGACCAAGGCTTTATTGTTGTTGACCTTTGTACTTGGAAGGGGTAAGACgggttgtttttatatttactgaAGCTTTAGCTAACATCTTAAAATGGCCAAATAGCATATAAAGactaacaaaaaaacactgaatttgaTAATGGCAGTAAACATGGCCAGAAGAAAGCACAAAAATAGACTATAGTGATCATCTCTGGTCCCCTTTCTTTGACTGACAGGCATGATTTTGTATATAATTATCTATATTTGGCAAACCTGAGGCAAAACTGGGAGGAAGTTAAAAAAGCAGCCATGAGAGCTCCACAGCCAGAGGTTCGGCGATACGTGCTTCCACTGGACATCCACAGGGTGAGAGATATGATGATCCTACTTTACCTCAGGACCATTAGATTGAATTCAGTTTGTTTCTTGAACTTTTTGTCTCCGTCTTTCCAATGCAAAAGCCCATTTgttctttccttttttgtttatgCAGGAAGAGCAGGGGAAGAATTTGGTTTCCCTTCCATACACCACAGCCACAGCTTGCATGTGCAGTGATGGAACTGTTTGGCTGGAACCTGAGGTTCTTTTCTCTGGACCGCGTCAAGGTAAATATTCATCACCTTCCTTGTTTGAAAATGGTCATAAATACAGCAGagttgtagttttatttatttttttataattattttttaaatattgtttttatttagaattactATTGATGTCCAGAACTTAAAAATTTAtgtagcattttaatatttaaaaaaaaatatatatatatatatatatatataaaatatgaataattgttttaaattttttgagtattttcactttgggttttgtttgtgtttcagcTTTTGAGTTTCCTCAGATCAACTacaaaaaatactgtggaaAAAATTACACCTTCGCTTATGGACTTGGGTTAAACCACTTCATTCCAGACCGGGTGGGTGTGACGTGGTACttcaaacatttttcatgttcAATATTTGCTCAATGTGTGATTTGTGTTATTTCTGTGGGGGTTTAGATTTGCAAGTTGAATGTGAAAAGCAAAGAAACATGGATATGGCAGGAGCCAGATGCCTATCCATCTGAACCACTGTTTGTGGAAAGCCCTGATGCTAAAGATGAAGACGACGGTATTCCACATACATTATTAAACAGAACATATATTCTGGatctttttattttcccaaactAATGAAGTCATTCTTCTGATTTTCTCAGGTGTTCTTCTGAGTATTGTAGTGAAACCAGGAGTCACCCAGAGGCCAGCGTTCCTCCTCATACTTAATGCCACTGACCTGACAGAAATTGCACGTGCAGAGGTTGATGTCATCATTCCTGTCACTCTCCATGGCATGTACAAACCCTAGAGGATGAGAACCACTACTTTGCCTTTCAGACTATACTTCAAAATTGGTAATTTTTTTAGTgtacatgtaaatgtttttctatGTTATTGCTGCTATTTAAAGGTAaagttacccaaaaatgaaaattctgtcattaattgctcaccctcacgTGGTTCCAagcccgtaagaccttcgttgttcttcagaacacaaattaagatatttttgatgaaatccgagagctctctgaccctccatagacagcaacacaactaccacgttcaaggcacataaaggtagtaaggacatcatgaaaatagtccatgtgacatcagtgcttaaaccataatttttatgaagctatgagaatagtttttgtgtgcaaagaaaacaaaaataatgattttaatcaACAATAATTCTCCTCTGCATCACCCTAGTGCCATAGTATCATAACgcaaaatatatcttaatttgtgttcccgaagatgaatgaaggtcttatgggtttagaacaacacgagggtgagtaattaatgacagaatttttgggtgaactaaccctttaaaggataatttactcaccccctcgtcatccatgttcatgtttttctttcttcaatcatgttttttgaggaaaacatttcagttttctCTTCATgtagtggatttctatggtgcccccaattttgaacttctaaaaagcagtttaaatgcagcttcaaatggctctaaacaatcccagccggtGGGAAAACAATtggttttctaaaaaaaaaattgacaatttctatactttttaaccttaaatgctcgtcttgtctagctctgcgtgaactctgtgtattccggttcaagacagttagggtatgtcgaaaaactccctaaatttgaattttgacttttttttttttttttttttttttaaggaaaagaaccagttgtttcactagataagacccttcttcctcggctaggattgtttagagccctttgaagctacattttggaagttcaaacttgggggcaccatagaagtccactatatggagagaaatcctgaaatgttctcctcaaaaaaactaatttctttacaagtgaagaaagaaagatgtgaccatcttggatgacaagggggtgagtacattatctgtaaatgtctgttctggaagtgaacttcttctttaaaaGGGCCAGTTATATGCCTTATATGCTTATAATGTTACAGTGTACAGTAagagagactttttttttttttttttttttttttttcaaaaataaattttctaCTTTAGCATATATGAAGAATGATTTATTCACAAGTAAAATTCTGTATGTACAAATTTATGTTACATCATAAATTTTCGTCAGAAAAACAGGATAATAAGGCACCGCTGCTGATTACAGGCAaagtgtcattaaaataaagatgtgtttatatcttatcttatcttatccaAGTTCACTGAGGTTTCGGCAGAAGTAGTGTTATAGTCGGAGTAAAGGagtcctctttctctctctggaCAATTGATACTCTTGttgcttaatgattttcagACACTTGCTCAAAATCTAACAAAAGGGAACAGaagcatatattttataaagcTTTGATTTTCAAACTCAAGAGTGAAATCCATAATTTAAAGAACATCCAAACTGAACAAAAATCCAAACATAACAAAAGATATGAGCAAATGTTTTAAGCTAACAATGAAAAAGTATTTAGGCAGTTAAACcacacttaaaatatatattcatgtaaCTGCATTAGAcaacaaaatagaaaaacaagTCACATTTATTCTTAAGAAATACTTCAGGttattataaaaaagtattagCTAAGAACACTAGTTAGTTGTAGTTACTGTCACTTAGGTTTACTTTAATCACGTCACCGAAACCATTAACAGCTGCTTTACATTATGGCTGTCCAGTGAAAAGTCTAGTGCTCTGTGCCTTTTGGTCTAtaatttgtaatgtaaaaaaatgcattaccctatttttaaactaaaattaaaagggAAAGTTAAACCAGCattcatatatatgtacatgtatagcaaaagtacaaataaaagattaattatttGAACCAcatagaaattaaattaaatttgctagtttttttcttttaccttTCTGGTGTCCTGAGGTAGAATAACACCATCATCCCACAGTCTGCCAGTGGAAAAGAATGCTGAACTCTCTTCCTCCAACCTTTACAaggacaacatttttatttactattgatttttttttatttttttcatatacactaccagtcaagcaaatcaggatattagaatgatttctgaaggatcatgtgacactaaagattggagtaatgatgctaaaaattcagctttgaaatcacaggaataaatatcattttaaatatatttaaatagaaaaaatatttcaaaatgttactgtttttgctgtactttggattaaataaattcaggctgGGTGAGCAAatgagacgtctttaaaaaaaaaaacacagtaaaaatcttactgttcaaaaacttttgactggtagtgtattttaatttatttatatttacatatttattcatgcatttttatacCTTTAAAACAGCCAGTTATGAACCTTAAATGTCTCTGTCACTAATATATTTGACATCCCACTACATTGGCTCTTACATGTCATTAATCTGTGTGATTTCCTCTTCAGTCTGCACAAATGCATCTGAGTGGCCTGGGGCCAACATCGACACTCTTGCATTTGGCCACAGGAACAGAAAATTAGGGTCAAAAGCTCTTccgcactaaaaaaaaaaagtgttcagaatgattttacatttttaactactcaaagtattgtttttttaaatgaaagatttCTATACTGACCATAGCATAGCTGTCACCTCCGTGACATCCTCCAATCACCACAGTAATTTTGGGTACAGAAGCACAAGCCACAGCAGACATCATGGAACCCTGAGCCTTCAGTCTGTTAGTGTTGGACTCTGCCTAAAAGAGATGGGAAAGAGAACAAGCGGTTTAGAGGAACAAAGTGAGTGTGGGTAAGAAAGAGAGCAAGTAAAGTAAAACAAGATGGAGAGCCAGATACCATtctattaaaaaacacattttttttggtaTCAAAGTGGAAACTGCTACAGTTTTCTGGGTTACATGcatgtttaaatgaaattacTCATTTGTAGTAATTTGATTCctcttttaagttttttttgttggaaAGTCTgcatatgtaaccctggaccacaaaaccagtcatacgtagcatatttgtagcaatagccggaaatacactgtatgggtcaaaatgatagatttttcttttatgccaaaatcattaggatattaaaggagaagtccacttccaaaacaaagattcacatataatgtactcacgccttgtcatccaagatgttcatgtctttcttatttcagttgtaaagaaactatgttttttgaggaaaacatttctgcattttttctccatataatggactgatatggtgccccgattttgaacttccaaaaggcagtttaaatgtggcttcaaacgatcccaaatgcggttgtaaacgatcccagctgaggaagaagggtcttatctagcataacaatcggttattttcattgaaaaaaaatacaatttaaatactttttaatctgaactctgtgtattttgacacccttaacaaaaaaggtaaaacagcgatataggactaATTTAAAGTctagggagaacatgagatgggagtttttcgacataccctaactgtcatgaaccggaaaaaaacagtccaggcagcataagacaagacgagtgtttggcattaaaaactatataaattgtattattttaatgaaaataaccaatcgtttcgatAGATAAGACCTGTAaacagctgggatcgtttacaaccgcatttgggatcgtttgaagccgcatttaaactgcattttggaagttcaaaattggggcaccatatgagtccattatatggagaaaaatgctgaaatgttctcctcaaaaaacataatttctttatgactgaagaaagaaagacatgaacatcttggatgacaaaggggggtgagtacattatatgtgaatctttgttttggaagtggacttctcctttaagtaaagatcatgttccatgaagatattttgtacatttcctaccataaatatatcaaaacttaatttttgattagtagtatgcatcactaagaacttcattcgtacaaatttaaaggtgatttttttcaatatttagatttttttgcaccctcagattacagattttcaaatagttgtatcttgatcAAATATTGATGTATAGATCTcgatttcgaaaaattgacccttatgactggttttgtggtccaggtcgcatataaatgtcttcttttgtaCCTTGGTTTGTGAGACTGTGTGTGCAGGTTCAGGTGCCGTGTTTTGCAGGAAGATGAGAGGAATGTCTCTCTGTTCACACAGCTGAACAAAATGACTGCCTTTCAGGGAAGCTTCGTATGTCAGCTCTCCATTATTTGCCACAATTCCAATCTGATGACTGAACATTGATGGAAAAAATCTGCTTGTTATATCACAGTAAcgaaaaattagattttctcaAGAAAATGTAACTGATGTTTGCCAACGCAAAACTCCTCTGATAATATGTTCTGCGTGGTCTACTTGTCTAATTGCTCAAAAAAAACACCTCCTTTCAACAAGCCACATAATTTGAGGTAAAATTCATGTCTGCAGAACAAACTATATGGGATAAACCTCAAAATAAACTCTAAACTCTAAGTGATCACTGCCACAGCAAGCaatgctaaattaaataaagctgaaagcAAAAATCTAATATAATGTAACAAGAGTAATATCagttaaaaaatacatagaaGTGTTTGTTCAGCATGATGTAACCCTCAATAAGAGTTTTATCTGAGCATCTCTGACGTTTCACATTCATTTGGTGAGTTTCAGACTGCCACAAGAACAAAGCAGCTCTCAGAGATGCTTTTTgtgtgattaaataaaaaatgcatgaaaagaCTGGTTCCCCTCTTTAGCCATGATCTGAAATCTcattgaaaaattattttcttaatcCACATCCTGCTCAAATCTGATTTGTTGGACATACAGAAGCACGTAAATCCAATTTTCAgggttaaatgttttatctTTACTTTTCTATGTAAAAATAGTGAGACAAaggtgcatttttaatttttaaaaagactttttacaTGCCACTCAAaacatctgacttttttctaataACATAATAACTAAAAAAGTACCCAAAACCATTACCCTTCAATTCTGGCAAACCCAGTGAGGAGGGTGGTGCCGTAACGGGCCTTGAACTCCTGAAACCGACTACCATCGGTTAGTCGACTCACAATCTAAATAGAGTATACAGAAAGAAATACGTAAATGAACACCCACAAACCATGTGAAATGTTAGCATGTATTGTATAAGTTTGAAGCGATGCATGTGCATGTGTCTTTACCAGTCTGATGTCCATGCTGTGATTGTAGCAGCGGGGTGCGAGGCCCATGAGATCGTCCACGTTGTACAGGGGCTCCTCAGCCTGAGCGCTGTCCTCCTCTGGGAGCTCATAATTTAGTGTGGAGATGATGTTTCTGGTATACTCATATGCCTCATCCTCTACTGCTGCAAAATGGTCTACACAGCCACTCACTCTGGTAATAGACAAGAAGACATTAAAATTTATCCAGCTGCGCAAAACTATGCAGGATGCATTTATAACATTGTTGCAATTTTAGTACCGAGTTCAGttatcatattatatattaattctattttttttataaataaaaatatatatttccttGTATTAATACAATGGtcactatttatatattatattacattatattatattatattatattatattatattatagggTATTATATTCCATCAGCTGAGCAAAACTATGCAGTATGCATGTGAAAGACTTATATGCATGTgaaaatctaatattaatattatgtttaattatattatattatattatatattgagTTCAGTTAtcatattatatatgaatactattattttcatataaataaaaatatatatttatataaaaatatatattatatatttataaataaaaatatatatttccttttACTAATACAATggtcactatttatttattatattataattctattctgttctgttctattataTGATTGGGTATTATATTCCATCAGGtgagcaaaactatgcaggatGCATGTAAAATACTGCTCTAatgtcattattatattatattatattatattatattatattatattatattattatattatattatatattaatactatttttttatttataaatacaaatatatatttccttttATTCATACAGTATCACTATTTGTCactatttacatattatattgtaattctattttattctattctatgatattatattatatttatattgagttcagttattatattatatattaatactattattttttttatttataaataaaaatatatatttccttttattaatacaatggtcactatttatatattatactgtaattctattctgttctatgatatgatatatgatattatattatatgatatgatatgatattatattatattatgatattatattcCATCAGGTGAACAAAACTATGCAGGATGCATGCtccaatattaatattatgtttaattgtattattttattttatttaatattataaacaaattgctttacaacatttttaaatactctATCCTGCTTTAAACACACCCAGAAACTTGACTGACAATTAATGAAGCAACGTAGGGTGGTTTTGGTCTGTCTGTTATCATTACCATTATTTATCAGTCAACAACATGAAAGTGCAATCAAGGTAGGAAACAACAGTTTCATACTCTGAGTGCAGCCTGGCTCCTCCCAGGTCCTCTGGGGAAACCTCCTCTCCGGTTGCAGCTTTCACCAGCGGTGGACCCCCCAGAAATATTGTTCCTATCCTGTGGACAATCACCGCCTCTTCAGACATAGTGGGGACATAAGCACCACCAGCTGTGCATGACCCACACACTACTGCCACCTAGAGGTCATGACATTACACTGCATCAGATCAAACACTACACTAAAATATAAGAATAACAcaaaatggatattttttttttttttaataagaatatatatttttttaaattttgcatgTATCTTTTAATACCTGAGGAATCTTCATTGCTGACATAACTGCTTGATTGTAAAAGGTACGTCCTCCATGGTTTCTATCAGGAAAGATCTCTGACTGTTGATACAGCATTTACACAACTATTAACGCACAATTAAGAGATAACAGAGCCTATCATGGCAATGAATGCAAGTTACCTGAAGAGGCAGAAATGCGCCACCACTGTCCACCAAGTAAACACAGGGCAAACGATTCTGCATGGCCACACCTTGCGCCCTGAGCTGCTTTTTAACAGTGATAGGATACGCCGTACCTCCTTTCACAGTGGCGTCATTAGCAACAAACATGCACCAAAGTCCATTAATTTTACCAATTcctgtaaaaacacaaataacactGTTATTAAGAACGAAGTTTGAGAGTAATGCCTATGCTCAAATACTTTAATTTCAATGAATgtctaataatagtaatattaagtctaataaatttattatttctaaataatttataaatgataATACTTTTCACTGTAttatctacactaccagtcaaatacagcaaaaacagtacattttaaaatagttttactatttaaaaaaaatgtttattttaaatatattttaaaatgtaatttaatttttaacatctttactccagtcacatgattcttcagaaatcattctaatactatgatttgctaaaaaaaaaaacgtttattattattattattattgttattatgttgaaaacagctgagtagattttttacatttttatttgataaataaagttcagaaaaacagcatttatctgaaaaagaaatcttttgtaacattataaatgtctttgacatcacttttgatcaatttaaagcattcttgctaaataaaagtatttatttctataatttcattcccgaaagaaaaaaaaaaatatacttttatatataaaagctccaagcttttaaatggtagtgtataatgttacaaaagctttttatttcagataaatgctgatctttctattcattaaataaatcaaaagaaaataaattaaataatcctgaaaaaaaaatactctgttttaaatgttgctaataataataataattaaaaaaatgtttcttgaacagcaattcagcatattagattgatttctgaaggatcatgtgacactgaagactggagtaatgatgctaaaaactgagctttgatcacaggaataaattacattttaaaatatatccaaatagaaaacagttatttttaaatagcaaaaatatttcagaattttactgtttttgctgaacttcaagtaaatcaaataaatgcaagcttggtgagcagaagagtctttaaaaaaaaaaaaaaaggtagtgtAGTATATCACCTGTGAGACAGCCTGCTGATGGGATGTCTCCATAGGACAAACCAAGTCCAGCAAAAGGAGACAGTTCTAAATAATCTTCATCATCCAGCAGCTTGCGGAGTCTTTCTCGTACGAGGACCTTTCGATTTCTCTGCGTATGGCGTGCTATCGCATTTTCACCACCTCCCTTCATTACTTTTTCCTTGTGAACAAGGTATCTGTTGAAACAAGACAATGTTATACAGGGtggatattacttataaatattGCAATACTGTAATGTATGATTGAGACTAACTTTTGCTGGCAGATTAGGCTGTTCCTTAGATTGGCTTCATACACATGTCTGTGAGCTGGATGAAGTTCTCCATCTATAACTGGAAAGGCACTTGGCAGGCGTCTCCTGCGCACAGAGGAGCTCATACAGCGGGAAGATGCTGTTGGCCGATGTGTCCTATGTGTCAAGGGTCGCCATAGACTGCCTGAAACAGGTGAATGTG contains:
- the rpe65c gene encoding retinal Mueller cells isomerohydrolase gives rise to the protein MVSRLEHPAGGYKKIFESCEELAEPIPAHVSGKIPAWLTGSLLRMGPGMFEIGDEPFYHLFDGQALMHKFDLKDGHVTYYRRFIRTDAYVRAMTEKRIVITELGTTAYPDPCKNIFSRFFTYFQGIEVTDNCLVNIYPIGEDFYACTETNYITKVDPDTLETIKKVDLCNYLSVNGVTAHPHTEADGTVYNIGNCFGKNMSLAYNIVKIPPPQEDKSDPIEKSKVLVQFPSNERFKPSYVHSFGMTENYFVFVETPVKINLLKFLTSWSIRGTNYMDCFETSDKMGTWFHLATKNPGEYIDHKFRTSVFNLFHHINCYEDQGFIVVDLCTWKGHDFVYNYLYLANLRQNWEEVKKAAMRAPQPEVRRYVLPLDIHREEQGKNLVSLPYTTATACMCSDGTVWLEPEVLFSGPRQAFEFPQINYKKYCGKNYTFAYGLGLNHFIPDRICKLNVKSKETWIWQEPDAYPSEPLFVESPDAKDEDDGVLLSIVVKPGVTQRPAFLLILNATDLTEIARAEVDVIIPVTLHGMYKP
- the si:ch211-198n5.11 gene encoding methylcrotonoyl-coenzyme A carboxylase 2, coding for MMYCCMLRSFHIKGNKLIQLTRASFSENPQSWATPSKLSSYSAYHCTHSPVSGSLWRPLTHRTHRPTASSRCMSSSVRRRRLPSAFPVIDGELHPAHRHVYEANLRNSLICQQKYLVHKEKVMKGGGENAIARHTQRNRKVLVRERLRKLLDDEDYLELSPFAGLGLSYGDIPSAGCLTGIGKINGLWCMFVANDATVKGGTAYPITVKKQLRAQGVAMQNRLPCVYLVDSGGAFLPLQSEIFPDRNHGGRTFYNQAVMSAMKIPQVAVVCGSCTAGGAYVPTMSEEAVIVHRIGTIFLGGPPLVKAATGEEVSPEDLGGARLHSEVSGCVDHFAAVEDEAYEYTRNIISTLNYELPEEDSAQAEEPLYNVDDLMGLAPRCYNHSMDIRLIVSRLTDGSRFQEFKARYGTTLLTGFARIEGHQIGIVANNGELTYEASLKGSHFVQLCEQRDIPLIFLQNTAPEPAHTVSQTKAESNTNRLKAQGSMMSAVACASVPKITVVIGGCHGGDSYAMCGRAFDPNFLFLWPNARVSMLAPGHSDAFVQTEEEITQINDMLEEESSAFFSTGRLWDDGVILPQDTRKILSKCLKIIKQQEYQLSRERKRTPLLRL